TCTTCGTGTTCTTGAAGACGGCCATGTTGATGCCCGCGACCATGGAGTTGGTCTGCTTGCCCGCACCCGGTGCGCCCGAGGGGACCGGCACCGGGGCCGCGCCCCAGTCCTCGGGCTTCATGCCCTGGGCGGCGAAGGTGGAGGCGGCGGCCTGCCACAGCACCATGGCCGTCTTGCCCTTGGCGAAGTCGGTGAGCGACTGGTTCTGGGCGTACTCCGCGTTGCCCGGAGCGATGATCTTGTCCTCGGCCATGAAGTCGATGTACTGCTTCACCGCCGCGACCGCACCGTCGGAGGTGAACGTCGCCTTGCCGTCCTGGTCGAAGAAGTCGGCGCCGTGCTGCTGGCCCAGGACGAAGGTCTGGTGGATGTTGTTGGAGAGGTTGCCGCCCTCGGCGCCCAGCCCCCACTTGCCGTCCTTGGATATCTTCTTGCCCGCCGCGACCAGCTCGTCCCAGGTGGCCGGGGGCTTCTCGACGCCCGCCTCGGCGAACATCTTCTTGTTGTAGTAGAGGGCGTACGCCAGTGAGTACAGCGGCACCGCGGCGGGCGGCTCGCCCTCCTTGCCGGCCGAGGCGACCGCCGAGTCCACGAAGCGGTCCCGGCCGCCGATGGCCTCGAAGTTCTTCTCGTCCCACGGCAGGAGCGCTCCGGTCGCCTGGAGCGAGGCCGACCAGGTGTTGCCGATGTTCAGCACGTCCGGGCCCTGGCCGGAGCTGGTGGCGGCGAGGATCCGGTTCAGCAGGTCGGCCCACGGCACGACCTCCAGCTTCACCTTGATCCCGGTCTCCTTCTCGAACTTCTTGAGTTCGGGAGTGAGGATCTTCTTGTCGGCCTCGATGCTGGGGCCCTGGTTGGACGCCCAGTAGGTGAGGGTCTTCGGCGACTCGTTGCTGCCGCCCGAGGTGGTCCCGCCACCGCAGCCGGTGGCGGCTACGGCGATGGCGAGGGCGAGGGTGGCGGCGCTTGCGGCTCTGACGTGACGCATGTGAGGTGGCCCCTTTCCGGGGATGGCTGCGTTCGGGAACCGAACGGCCTCCATGACTTATTTTATGCCATGATTTAAGAGGTGAGAGAAGGTCGCGTCAAGGCCTGGGGCCGGGGTATGTTCCTGGACGGGAAGGAGCAACATGGCCGAGCGCAACAGACGGACCGTGCGTGACCTGCGAAGGGGCAATCGGGCGAGGGTATTGCAACGGTTGTATTTCGACGGCCCGCTGAGCCGCCAGGAGCTCGGACCGGTCACGGGGCTGAGTTCAGGTTCCATCAGCAACGTCGTTGCGGAACTCTCCGCCGAGGGACTCCTGGAGGAGGCCGGCGTCGTCGACTCCGACGGTGGCCGCCCCCGTACGCTGCTGCGCGTCGCCCCGGACGGCGGGCTGCTCGTCGGCATCGACATCGGCGAGACCCGGGTCCGCGTCGAGCTGTTCGACCTCTCCCTGACCGAACTGGCCCGCACCGAAAGGCTGCTGGCCCAGCACGGCTACGACGTCGACCGCATCGTCGCCCATGTCCGCACCGGCGTCGCGGATGTGCTGCGCGACGCGGGCGCCGACCCGGGCCGGCTCCTCGGCATCGGCATCGGGGTCCCCGGCATCATCGAGCGCGACGGACCCGAGGGGCCCGACGGCTCCCGGAGCGCGGTGGTCCACGGCCAGACCATCGGCTGGCGCGCGGTCCCCTTCGAGCAGTTGCTGCGCGAGGCGGTCGACGTGCCGCCCGAGGTGCCGCTGTTCATCGACAACGGCGCCAAGACGCTCGGCCAGGCCGAGATGTGGTTCGGCGGCGGCAGGGGCGCGGGCGCCGCCGCCATCGCCCTGATCGGCTCCGGCGTGGGTGCGTGCGTCGACCACGGCGACATCCTCGACGAGGACCGCATGAGCCTCGCCCTCGAATGGGGGCACACCACCGTCCAGTTGCGCGGCCGGAGGTGCCGCTGCGGCTCCATCGGCTGCCTGGAGGCGTACGCGGGCGCGCAAGCCCTGCGCGAGCGCTGGCGCGAGGCGGGTGGCCCGCTGCCCGAGGACGCCGACGACGAGACGGCGCTCGCCGCCCTGCTCGCCGCCGCCTACCCGGAGGGCCAGGGCCCCGCCCCGGACCCGGTGGCGCTCTCGCTGCTCGACGAGACGGCCGAATGCCTCGGCGCGGCCCTCGCCGACCTGATCAACCTCTTCCTGCCCGAGCGGATCCTGATCGGCGGCTGGGCGGGCCTGCTCATCGGCCCCCGCCTGCTCCCCGACATCCGCCGGTACGCGAACGAGTACGCCCTGCGCCACGCGGCGGCCCGCACCACCATCGAGATGGGCCGCCTCGGCCCGGACGCGGTCACCGTGGGCGCGGCGACGCTCCCGCTCGCCGACTTCCTCACCCGGGGCGGCAGCCGCCCCGGGCCGGGCGGCGCCGGCGTGCCGCCCCGTACTCCGGTCCAGGCGGTCCGGGAACGACACCGCACGGCGATGAACTGAGCGCGGACCGGGACCGGCGGACCGGGACCGGGACCGGGGTCCGGGGGTGCTCACGCGCGACGCGGCCAGACGCGCCGCGTCGGCTCACGCGCCGCGTCTGGCCGCGTCGCGCGGCTGCCCGTGCGCCCGCCGGGGCGTCGGCCGGTCGTGCGTCGTCGCTGCCGCGCTTCAGCGGGCCGTGTCCCGCGCGGGGCCAGGGCGCCCGGCCGCGCCGTCCTACGCGGACCAGTGCGGATCGACCAGGCCCAGCCACGCGTCCTGGGCGTCGGCCGGCGGGTGCTCCAGGGGGAGCGGCGCGAACCGGATCCCCGCGTCGGCTCCGTCGCCGCCGACCCGGTGCTCCCACGCCGAAGGCGGCCCGACCGGCGGGGCGTTGAGCAGGAGGAGGGTGGTCAGCCCGGGCTGCCCGGTCTCGGGATGGGGCCGGGCGTCCACCGCGATCCGCCGGACCACGCGGGCGCCCGTCAGCCCGGTCTCCTCGGTGACCTCGCGCAGGACGGCCCGCTCCGGATCCTCGCTCGGCACGACGCCGCCCGCCGGTACCTGGGTACCCGCCTCGGGAACGTCCGCATGGTCGAACACCAGCAGAGCGGGGAAGGGGTGACGCCGGATCACCTAGGCGGCGACCGGGAGGCGTGGGCCGGTCGGGGGTGAGGTCATGCGGGGCATCCTCGCCCGCGCCCGCCGGGCCGCGTACCCGCGCCCGCCGGGCCGCGTACCCGCGCCCGCCGGGCCGCGTACCCGCGCCCGCCGGGACGGGCGGCCGCGCCCGCCGGGCCGGGCGGCCGTGCGGGACCTGCCTCGCGGGCATCCCCCCGGATCAGGCCGATCCCCGTACCACCAGCTCCGGTTCGAAGATCACGGAGGTCACCGGACCGTCCGGCCGGGCCATCCGGTCCAGCAGCAGGCGCGTCATCTCGGCGGCCATCCCCTCCACC
The nucleotide sequence above comes from Streptomyces sp. NBC_01116. Encoded proteins:
- a CDS encoding sugar ABC transporter substrate-binding protein, with translation MRHVRAASAATLALAIAVAATGCGGGTTSGGSNESPKTLTYWASNQGPSIEADKKILTPELKKFEKETGIKVKLEVVPWADLLNRILAATSSGQGPDVLNIGNTWSASLQATGALLPWDEKNFEAIGGRDRFVDSAVASAGKEGEPPAAVPLYSLAYALYYNKKMFAEAGVEKPPATWDELVAAGKKISKDGKWGLGAEGGNLSNNIHQTFVLGQQHGADFFDQDGKATFTSDGAVAAVKQYIDFMAEDKIIAPGNAEYAQNQSLTDFAKGKTAMVLWQAAASTFAAQGMKPEDWGAAPVPVPSGAPGAGKQTNSMVAGINMAVFKNTKNIDGAKKFVKFMTSDAEQKLLNQTYGSIPPVKAAQADAAFGAPDLKVLRDTLATSAAPLPQVPNESQFETAVGTAVKELWADAAAGRPVTEESVKARLEKAQQTMQQ
- a CDS encoding ROK family protein — translated: MAERNRRTVRDLRRGNRARVLQRLYFDGPLSRQELGPVTGLSSGSISNVVAELSAEGLLEEAGVVDSDGGRPRTLLRVAPDGGLLVGIDIGETRVRVELFDLSLTELARTERLLAQHGYDVDRIVAHVRTGVADVLRDAGADPGRLLGIGIGVPGIIERDGPEGPDGSRSAVVHGQTIGWRAVPFEQLLREAVDVPPEVPLFIDNGAKTLGQAEMWFGGGRGAGAAAIALIGSGVGACVDHGDILDEDRMSLALEWGHTTVQLRGRRCRCGSIGCLEAYAGAQALRERWREAGGPLPEDADDETALAALLAAAYPEGQGPAPDPVALSLLDETAECLGAALADLINLFLPERILIGGWAGLLIGPRLLPDIRRYANEYALRHAAARTTIEMGRLGPDAVTVGAATLPLADFLTRGGSRPGPGGAGVPPRTPVQAVRERHRTAMN
- a CDS encoding NUDIX domain-containing protein — translated: MIRRHPFPALLVFDHADVPEAGTQVPAGGVVPSEDPERAVLREVTEETGLTGARVVRRIAVDARPHPETGQPGLTTLLLLNAPPVGPPSAWEHRVGGDGADAGIRFAPLPLEHPPADAQDAWLGLVDPHWSA